Genomic segment of Deltaproteobacteria bacterium:
GCCAACTAAGCAAAATAGCGGCTGCTTTTATACTTAGTTTGATGATAGTGTTTACGGTATTGGGTGCAAAACCTCTTGAAAAACCAATAGATATAAATCAAGCAAGCCAAGTTGAACTAATGCAGTTACCTGGTATTGGTGAGGTTCGAGTTAAAGCAATCATGACATATCGCACTAAGCGTCAGTTCAAACGTATTGCAGATATAATTAAAGTGAAAGGTATCGGACGGCGGCTTTTTAAAAA
This window contains:
- a CDS encoding helix-hairpin-helix domain-containing protein yields the protein MIVFTVLGAKPLEKPIDINQASQVELMQLPGIGEVRVKAIMTYRTKRQFKRIADIIKVKGIGRRLFKKLQPYIVVAPAVSTNTKVIQ